A single region of the Mycobacterium lentiflavum genome encodes:
- a CDS encoding cytochrome P450: MTEAQGFVDQSVTGLAEPQPMYKVLRESNPVFRSEQAVVLSRLADIEMALKHTELFSSNMDAVNLGNIRPLIPLQVDPPEHAKYRRVLDPLFTPREMARREPRVTELVNEMIDRFAGRGECDFHEEFAVPLPCTVFLQLLGLPLEDLDKFLEWKDGVIRPEGDSGFDRRHESSAPVAQQIYEYFDRAIDDHIASPRDDVLSALINAKVDSEGGRALSREEVLDICFLFLIAGLDTVTDSLDCFFVYLARHPDHRHQLVEQPDVLPHAIEELLRWETPVPGVARVAMQDVEVGGCPISKGERVSPLLGAANTDPAEFPNPEVVDFNRNPNRHRAFGGGPHRCLGSHLARMELRVALREFHRRIPDYEIKPGTQLTYTAALRSVESLPLVFEVS, encoded by the coding sequence ATGACAGAAGCCCAAGGATTCGTCGACCAGTCGGTCACGGGCCTCGCGGAGCCGCAACCCATGTACAAGGTGTTGCGCGAATCGAACCCGGTATTCCGGTCGGAGCAGGCGGTGGTGCTCAGCCGCCTGGCCGACATCGAGATGGCGCTGAAGCACACCGAGCTGTTCTCGTCGAATATGGACGCGGTCAACCTCGGCAACATTCGACCGCTGATTCCGTTGCAAGTCGATCCGCCCGAGCACGCGAAGTACCGCCGTGTCCTCGACCCGCTGTTCACCCCGCGCGAGATGGCCCGGCGTGAACCACGCGTCACGGAGCTGGTCAACGAGATGATCGACCGCTTCGCCGGGCGGGGCGAATGCGACTTCCACGAAGAGTTCGCGGTGCCCCTGCCCTGTACCGTGTTCCTGCAGTTGCTCGGCCTGCCATTGGAAGACCTCGACAAATTCCTGGAATGGAAGGACGGCGTGATCCGACCGGAGGGCGACTCCGGGTTCGACCGCCGCCACGAGAGTTCAGCGCCCGTGGCACAACAGATCTACGAATACTTCGACCGTGCCATCGACGACCACATCGCCAGCCCACGCGACGACGTACTGTCGGCGCTGATCAACGCGAAGGTGGACAGCGAGGGTGGTCGGGCGTTGTCGCGCGAGGAGGTGCTCGACATCTGTTTCCTGTTCCTGATCGCGGGCCTGGACACGGTCACCGACTCGCTGGACTGTTTCTTCGTCTACCTGGCCCGCCATCCCGACCACCGACACCAACTCGTCGAGCAACCCGACGTTCTCCCCCATGCAATCGAAGAGTTATTGCGTTGGGAGACACCGGTTCCCGGTGTTGCTCGGGTTGCCATGCAAGACGTCGAGGTGGGCGGATGCCCGATCAGCAAGGGTGAGCGGGTCAGCCCGTTGCTCGGCGCCGCCAACACCGACCCCGCCGAATTCCCCAACCCCGAGGTGGTGGACTTCAATCGCAATCCGAACCGGCACCGCGCGTTCGGCGGTGGGCCGCACCGCTGCCTCGGATCTCACCTGGCCCGCATGGAGCTGCGGGTTGCCTTACGCGAATTCCACCGGCGCATACCGGATTACGAGATCAAACCGGGGACCCAGCTGACGTACACGGCCGCACTGAGATCGGTGGAGTCGCTACCGCTGGTCTTCGAAGTGTCATGA
- a CDS encoding ferredoxin: MSRVSVDPDLCTGHGRCYSLAPEVFDADDVGHCVVLVEDVSGALEEQAAVGEKNCPEQAITLSR; this comes from the coding sequence ATGAGCCGGGTGTCCGTCGACCCCGACCTGTGCACCGGGCACGGACGCTGCTACAGCCTGGCGCCCGAGGTCTTCGACGCCGACGACGTCGGCCATTGCGTGGTGCTCGTCGAGGACGTCTCGGGTGCGCTGGAAGAGCAGGCCGCCGTCGGGGAGAAAAACTGCCCTGAGCAAGCGATCACGCTGTCGCGCTGA
- a CDS encoding TetR-like C-terminal domain-containing protein: MPPDQPPDELPDAVPAEIRAQVMPAVLDELARWGVERFSIEALAERHRIEAEMIYRHWGDRQRLIVDAALADLETWGDVPDTGSLHGDLEALAISVAKRVNTEVGRAFLRALVMGPRGRHDEETRMMFWRARFAVVRRIIDRARRRGELRDGITTVAATQILLAPINIRALYSDAPIEKEYCAAIVDMVYHAIARD; encoded by the coding sequence ATGCCGCCGGATCAACCACCCGACGAATTGCCGGACGCCGTTCCGGCAGAGATCCGGGCGCAGGTGATGCCGGCGGTGCTCGACGAGTTGGCCCGCTGGGGCGTCGAGCGATTCAGCATCGAGGCGCTGGCCGAGCGCCATCGCATCGAGGCGGAAATGATTTACCGCCACTGGGGCGATCGTCAACGGCTGATCGTCGATGCGGCGCTCGCTGATCTCGAGACCTGGGGTGACGTGCCGGATACGGGCTCGTTGCATGGGGACCTGGAAGCATTGGCCATCAGCGTCGCCAAGCGCGTCAACACCGAAGTGGGCCGCGCATTCTTGCGGGCGTTGGTAATGGGGCCGCGTGGGCGTCACGACGAAGAAACCCGAATGATGTTCTGGCGGGCTCGTTTCGCGGTGGTGCGCCGGATAATCGACAGGGCCAGGCGGCGCGGCGAACTCCGCGACGGAATCACCACGGTGGCTGCCACCCAGATCCTCCTGGCGCCGATTAACATTCGCGCACTGTACTCCGACGCTCCGATCGAAAAGGAATACTGCGCGGCGATCGTCGACATGGTCTACCACGCGATTGCCCGCGATTAG
- a CDS encoding bifunctional RNase H/acid phosphatase, with the protein MKVVIEADGGSRGNPGPAGYGAVVHDEDRGTVLAESKQAIGRATNNVAEYRGLIAGLEDAVKLGSREADVFMDSKLVVEQMSGRWKVKHPDLIELHAQARKLAARFDRISYTWIPRERNKHADRLANEAMDAAAEVSAEISEPRVSEPVPTEPAIAPGAKSAATQPSSPPGWTGARGTPTRLLLLRHGQTALSVQRRYSGRGNPELTDLGRRQAQAAARYLAERGGIAAVISSPLQRAYDTASAAAKALGLDVTVDDDLIETDFGGWEGLTFAEAAERDPELHTRWLRDTSTEPPGGESFDAALERVYQARERILATHPGATVLVVSHVTPIKMLLRLALDAGPEILYRLHLDLASLSIAEFYSDGASSVRLVNQTGYL; encoded by the coding sequence GTGAAGGTTGTCATCGAAGCCGACGGCGGGTCGCGCGGCAATCCCGGGCCGGCCGGCTACGGCGCGGTGGTGCACGACGAGGATCGCGGCACGGTGCTGGCCGAAAGCAAGCAGGCCATCGGCCGGGCGACCAACAACGTCGCCGAATACCGCGGGCTGATAGCCGGTTTGGAAGACGCCGTCAAGCTCGGTTCCCGTGAGGCCGACGTCTTCATGGATTCCAAGCTCGTGGTGGAGCAGATGTCCGGGCGGTGGAAAGTCAAGCACCCCGACCTGATTGAGTTGCACGCCCAGGCCCGAAAGCTCGCGGCGCGCTTCGACCGGATCAGCTACACGTGGATTCCGCGCGAACGCAACAAACACGCCGACCGGCTGGCCAATGAAGCGATGGACGCCGCGGCCGAGGTCAGCGCCGAGATCTCCGAGCCGCGGGTCTCCGAGCCGGTGCCGACCGAGCCCGCGATAGCCCCGGGTGCGAAATCCGCTGCGACGCAACCATCGTCGCCACCGGGCTGGACCGGAGCGCGTGGTACCCCGACCAGGCTGCTGTTGTTGCGCCACGGGCAGACCGCGCTGTCGGTGCAGCGGCGCTATTCCGGGCGCGGTAATCCGGAACTGACCGACTTGGGCCGCCGGCAGGCCCAAGCGGCGGCACGGTATCTGGCCGAGCGGGGGGGCATCGCCGCGGTGATCTCCTCGCCACTGCAGCGTGCCTACGACACCGCGTCCGCGGCGGCCAAGGCGCTGGGCCTGGACGTGACCGTGGACGACGACCTGATCGAAACCGACTTCGGTGGCTGGGAGGGGCTGACGTTCGCCGAGGCCGCCGAACGCGATCCCGAATTACACACCCGCTGGCTGCGCGACACCAGCACGGAGCCGCCGGGCGGCGAGAGCTTCGATGCCGCGCTCGAACGGGTGTACCAGGCGCGGGAGCGCATCCTGGCCACCCATCCTGGCGCCACGGTGCTGGTCGTCTCGCACGTCACGCCGATCAAGATGTTGCTGCGCCTGGCGCTGGATGCCGGACCCGAGATCCTGTACAGATTGCACCTTGACCTGGCATCCTTGAGCATCGCTGAGTTCTATTCGGATGGGGCATCTTCGGTGCGACTCGTGAATCAGACCGGCTACCTTTAG
- a CDS encoding zinc ribbon domain-containing protein yields the protein MKAEVAQQRSLLELSELDAELSRIAHRATRLPQREAIERMRREHDAANDRLGAARIALEDFDTQISRYESEIAAVRQREDRDRSLLESGATDAKQLSDLQHELETLTRRQGSLEDSLLEVMERREELQAQMTAEQDAMEALQAELAGAQQGLDAALAEIDQTRQAHASQRDRLAAALDPDLSALYERQRAGGGPGAGPLLGHRCGACRIEIDRGELARISAAADDDVVRCPECGAILLRVKGPGQ from the coding sequence ATGAAAGCCGAAGTAGCACAGCAACGTTCGCTCTTGGAGTTGTCAGAGCTGGACGCCGAGCTGTCCCGGATCGCGCATCGGGCCACCCGGCTGCCGCAGCGGGAGGCGATCGAGCGGATGCGCCGCGAACACGACGCGGCCAATGACCGGCTGGGCGCGGCACGAATTGCGTTGGAGGACTTTGACACTCAGATCTCACGCTACGAGTCGGAAATCGCGGCGGTGCGCCAGCGCGAAGATCGCGACCGGTCGTTGCTGGAGTCGGGAGCCACCGACGCCAAGCAGTTGTCGGATCTGCAGCACGAACTGGAAACTCTGACGCGCCGTCAGGGCAGCCTGGAAGATTCGCTGCTGGAAGTCATGGAACGTCGTGAGGAGTTGCAGGCCCAGATGACCGCCGAGCAGGACGCGATGGAGGCACTGCAGGCCGAGCTGGCCGGCGCGCAGCAGGGCCTCGACGCCGCCCTGGCCGAAATCGACCAGACCCGCCAGGCCCACGCGTCGCAACGGGACCGGCTGGCCGCGGCGCTGGATCCCGACTTGTCCGCCCTCTACGAGCGGCAGCGCGCCGGCGGCGGACCGGGTGCCGGCCCGCTGCTCGGGCATCGATGCGGCGCGTGCCGGATCGAGATCGACCGGGGAGAGCTGGCCCGTATCTCGGCGGCCGCCGACGACGACGTGGTGCGCTGCCCGGAATGTGGCGCGATCCTGTTGCGGGTCAAGGGGCCCGGCCAGTGA